The following are encoded together in the Bradymonas sediminis genome:
- a CDS encoding RCC1 domain-containing protein encodes MTPQNPHIRSNRRGDWRHAIAIAAIGWAILGASGCQPEASNCSADTDCEAGWECASGGGLLVRGGVCVLRDEVARPDAGPGDDAMDAEDIQTDGGDAGECIPQTCADLGATCGVVDDGCGDALSCGGAECVASLSAGAQHSCAVRGDGSIFCWGANQGGQLGSGDFEDQLTPTRVLMSSVDFKATAVSTGQQHSCALNEKGLAWCWGSNQLVGSGECFGQLGTGDDCATLPRTNRPAIAVDREQVDPRVVSLQTRENLNCMRNHAGQAYCWGSGAHGQVGNGDSLAANIAPAKVQGYAGEFLALGLSECYACGLSADGLVCWGDFADGCSGSGEQNQAVVHFDAFQFETSACVAPHGCIAGGRAHTCFIDALGKLYCFNDNASGQLGVDPATPQSPTPVEVSGLPGFVIQVVAGDQFSCALQSNGDVYCWGANGSGQLGDASQTASYTPVKVGLSAPAARISAGDSHACAALESGEIQCWGDNGKGQLGNGTSGSGALAASPVTVQF; translated from the coding sequence ATGACTCCTCAGAACCCACATATCCGCAGCAACCGACGCGGCGACTGGCGCCACGCGATCGCCATCGCCGCGATCGGGTGGGCGATCCTGGGCGCGAGCGGATGCCAGCCCGAGGCGTCGAATTGCAGCGCGGACACGGATTGCGAGGCGGGTTGGGAATGCGCGTCCGGCGGCGGACTCCTGGTGCGCGGCGGCGTGTGTGTGCTGCGCGACGAGGTCGCGCGCCCCGACGCCGGCCCGGGCGACGACGCGATGGACGCCGAAGATATACAGACAGACGGCGGCGATGCCGGGGAGTGCATACCCCAGACCTGCGCAGACCTCGGGGCGACCTGCGGAGTGGTCGACGATGGATGCGGCGACGCGCTTTCGTGCGGCGGCGCCGAGTGCGTCGCGTCGTTGAGCGCGGGCGCGCAGCATAGCTGTGCGGTGCGCGGCGATGGCAGCATTTTTTGCTGGGGCGCCAATCAGGGCGGGCAATTGGGCAGCGGTGATTTCGAGGACCAGCTCACCCCCACGCGTGTGCTGATGTCGAGCGTGGACTTCAAGGCCACCGCGGTCAGCACCGGCCAGCAGCACTCCTGCGCGCTCAACGAAAAAGGCCTTGCCTGGTGCTGGGGCTCCAACCAACTTGTCGGCTCCGGAGAATGCTTCGGCCAACTCGGCACCGGCGATGATTGCGCGACGCTGCCGCGCACCAACCGTCCCGCCATCGCGGTCGACCGCGAGCAGGTAGACCCCAGGGTCGTCTCATTGCAGACCCGCGAGAACCTAAATTGCATGCGCAACCACGCCGGCCAGGCGTATTGCTGGGGAAGCGGCGCCCACGGCCAGGTCGGAAATGGCGACAGCCTCGCGGCCAACATCGCGCCGGCGAAGGTGCAGGGCTATGCGGGAGAATTTCTCGCGCTCGGGCTCTCCGAATGCTACGCGTGCGGGCTCAGCGCAGACGGGCTGGTCTGCTGGGGCGACTTCGCCGACGGATGCAGCGGCTCCGGCGAGCAAAACCAGGCCGTGGTGCACTTCGACGCGTTTCAGTTTGAGACCAGCGCCTGCGTCGCGCCGCACGGCTGCATCGCCGGCGGCCGGGCCCACACCTGCTTTATCGACGCGCTCGGAAAGCTCTATTGCTTCAATGACAACGCATCTGGCCAGTTGGGCGTCGACCCCGCGACGCCGCAGAGCCCGACCCCGGTCGAGGTTAGCGGGTTGCCTGGCTTCGTGATTCAGGTGGTCGCGGGGGACCAATTTAGCTGCGCCCTGCAGAGCAATGGGGATGTCTATTGCTGGGGCGCCAATGGGTCCGGCCAGCTCGGCGACGCCAGCCAGACCGCCTCCTATACGCCGGTCAAGGTCGGGCTGAGCGCGCCCGCCGCGCGCATCAGCGCGGGCGATTCACACGCGTGTGCCGCGCTGGAGTCGGGGGAGATTCAATGCTGGGGCGACAATGGGAAGGGGCAATTGGGCAATGGAACCTCGGGCAGCGGCGCACTCGCCGCATCGCCGGTCACGGTGCAATTTTGA
- a CDS encoding PEGA domain-containing protein: MLMIALAALPLAPQTAQAQASISAEDLARFKLRVSDGKRLFEMGKYRASIEQFEAARDIYDHSRLLFNIAQSYKAMNACAQARAMFDRYLAVPDIDPKMRQHATSLREELADSCVEEGTLQVHCTPKNATLTLTQLTPDGAREAAQPASCPLDSKLRVGRYELRAQAPGFVPSAQQIEVRRDETQSLRLTLEAEPRLLDPELEEVLIYSTIGVGAATVVAGFISDYTAVSRLDELHQAQRAQDARAVAELRDQADTASTRSAILYGVGGVILAGGVTWKIIQMSANSEGDTRAHARQTGADSAKAGAQFSVDIGLNNISTRLDW; this comes from the coding sequence ATGCTTATGATTGCCCTGGCCGCCCTGCCCCTGGCCCCGCAGACGGCGCAGGCCCAGGCGAGCATCAGCGCCGAGGATCTTGCGCGCTTTAAGCTGCGCGTAAGCGACGGAAAGCGGCTTTTTGAGATGGGAAAATACCGCGCCTCGATCGAGCAATTCGAGGCCGCCCGCGACATCTACGACCACTCGCGCCTGCTCTTTAATATCGCCCAATCCTATAAAGCGATGAACGCCTGCGCCCAGGCGCGCGCCATGTTCGATCGCTACCTGGCGGTCCCCGATATCGACCCGAAGATGCGCCAGCACGCGACCTCACTGCGCGAGGAGCTGGCCGACTCATGCGTCGAAGAAGGCACGCTGCAGGTTCACTGCACGCCCAAAAACGCAACACTGACGCTGACACAGCTTACGCCCGACGGCGCCCGCGAGGCCGCCCAGCCGGCGAGCTGCCCCCTGGATTCGAAGCTGCGCGTCGGGCGCTACGAGCTCCGCGCGCAGGCGCCCGGGTTTGTCCCCAGCGCCCAGCAAATTGAGGTGCGCCGCGACGAAACCCAGAGTCTGCGGCTGACCCTGGAGGCCGAGCCGCGCTTGCTGGACCCGGAGCTCGAAGAGGTCCTTATCTACTCCACGATCGGCGTGGGCGCGGCGACCGTGGTGGCCGGATTCATCTCCGATTATACGGCGGTCTCGCGGCTCGACGAACTCCACCAAGCCCAGCGCGCGCAGGACGCCCGCGCGGTGGCCGAACTGCGCGATCAGGCCGACACCGCCTCGACGCGCAGCGCGATCCTCTACGGGGTCGGCGGCGTGATTTTGGCCGGCGGCGTGACCTGGAAGATCATCCAGATGAGCGCGAACTCCGAAGGCGATACGCGAGCCCACGCCCGCCAAACCGGGGCGGATTCAGCCAAGGCCGGCGCGCAATTTTCGGTCGACATTGGCCTCAATAATATCTCAACGCGCCTTGATTGGTGA